A stretch of the Papaver somniferum cultivar HN1 chromosome 6, ASM357369v1, whole genome shotgun sequence genome encodes the following:
- the LOC113287119 gene encoding protein LIKE COV 2-like — MAEEKESSTSIPLSQRSGGNTEDPEDPAKSPPTSPNSSTRKACFTVLQSWVSKKFMTGCVVLFPVAVTFFITWWFIQFVDSFFSPIYERLGLEIFGLGFVTSLIFVLFIGIFVSSWMGATVFSLGEWFIKKMPFIKHLYSASKQISSAISPDQNTTAFKEVAIIRHPRIGEYAFGFITSSVVLQRDNGDEELCSVYVPTNNLYIGDIFLVNSHEIIRPNLSIGEGIEIIVSGGMTMPQLISPIERVTRPDDRPLNRI, encoded by the exons ATGGCGGAAGAAAaggaatcatcaacatcaattcCATTGAGTCAACGGAGTGGTGGTAATACTGAAGATCCCGAAGATCCTGCTAAATCTCCTCCAACTTCTCCTAATTCATCTACTCGTAAG GCATGCTTTACGGTACTACAGAGTTGGGTGTCAAAGAAGTTTATGACTGGATG CGTGGTTCTTTTTCCCGTCGCGGTTACATTTTTTATTACGTGGTGGTTTATTCAGTTTGTTGATAGTTTCTTCAGCCCAATATATGAGAGACTTGGACTGGAAATATTTG GACTTGGATTTGTCACTTCATTGATTTTTGTGTTATTCATTGGTATATTTGTGTCGTCATGGATGGGTGCCACTGTTTTTTCTCTTGGAGAGTGGTTCATAAAGAAAATGCCATTTATTAAGCATCTGTATTCAGCATCCAAACAGATCAGCTCTGCGATTTCTCCAG ATCAAAACACCACAGCCTTTAAAGAAGTTGCAATAATTCGTCATCCACGTATTGGTGAATATGCATTCGGATTTATCACCTCATCAGTTGTCCTTCAG AGAGATAACGGAGATGAAGAGTTATGTAGTGTGTACGTGCCGACAAACAATCTGTACATCGGAGACATTTTTCTGGTCAATTCTCACGAGATCATAAGACCAAATTTGTCTATTGGAGAAGGCATAG AGATCATTGTTTCCGGTGGAATGACAATGCCACAACTGATTTCTCCAATAGAAAGAGTTACTCGTCCAGATGACCGCCCTCTTAACAGAATATAG
- the LOC113287120 gene encoding E3 ubiquitin-protein ligase PUB24-like isoform X1 — protein sequence MEGVDVPSYFVCPISLEIMKDPVTVATGITYDRESIEQWLKSSSDCPVTKLALPKDTDLTPNHTLRRLIQAWCTINASNGVDRIPTPKSPLNKIHVLKLIQELSIPRLQLKSLMKLAVLASESDKNRKCMVEAGLTKPIVAFILKSCAEINSDGFEEALSILHQISTVSTDEFKVLVMEKQEFIHLLTRVLRAKDNNNEIMRTHAVSILKSTIEVSSVGVLQKLNLDFFKTIVKIVKESISHQATKSALHILFESCQLSQNKLKIIEANAVLELIELELTIPEKRITELIFGILDGLCSCADGRAKFLEHAGGIALISKRMIRVSPVVDDFAIKILASICKFSARNEVLQEMLNVGVWRYWKPYGLLGFSTTVIKNAVRAF from the exons ATGGAAGGAGTTGATGTACCTTCATATTTTGTCTGTCCAATATCATTAGAGATCATGAAAGATCCGGTAACGGTCGCAACCGGCATTACATATGATCGGGAAAGTATCGAGCAGTGGCTAAAATCTTCATCAGATTGTCCTGTTACAAAGTTGGCGTTACCTAAAGATACAGATCTAACACCAAACCATACTCTACGTAGGTTGATACAAGCGTGGTGCACGATTAATGCATCAAATGGTGTTGACCGGATACCGACACCGAAGTCACCTCTCAATAAGATTCATGTTCTTAAACTTATTCAAGAACTTTCTATTCCAAGGTTGCAATTGAAGTCCTTGATGAAACTTGCTGTTCTTGCATCAGAGAGTGACAAGAATAGAAAGTGCATGGTTGAAGCTGGTTTGACCAAGCCAATAGTCGCAttcattctcaaatcatgcgcAGAGATCAATAGTGACGGGTTTGAAGAAGCTTTAAGTATTCTTCATCAAATTTCAACGGTTTCTACTGATGAATTCAAGgttcttgtcatggaaaagcaaGAATTCATCCATCTGTTAACGCGGGTTTTACGAGCCAAGGATAATAACAATGAAATCATGAGAACCCATGCAGTTTCAATCTTGAAATCTACTATTGAAGTTTCAAGtgttggtgttcttcaaaaacTAAATCTCGATTTCTTTAAAACTATAGTAAAAATCGTGAAAGAGAGCATCTCTCACCAAGCTACAAAAAGTGCACTTCATATACTTTTTGAATCTTGTCAATTGAGTCAAAACAAGTTGAAGATCATTGAAGCTAATGCAGTTTTAGAACTCATCGAACTCGAGCTTACTATACCCGAAAAGAGAATCACCGAGCTAATTTTCGGTATATTGGATGGTTTATGTTCTTGTGCGGACGGACGAGCTAAGTTTCTCGAACATGCCGGAGGAATTGCTCTAATATCAAAGAGAATGATTAGAGTTTCTCCAGTAGTGGATGATTTCGCTATTAAGATTTTGGCTTCGATCTGTAAGTTTTCGGCTAGGAATGAAGTTCTTCAAGAGATGTTGAATGTTGGAG TCTGGCGATATTGGAAACCCTATGGACTCCTTGGTTTTTCGACGACTGTAATAAAAAATGCGGTCCGAGCATTCTGA
- the LOC113287120 gene encoding E3 ubiquitin-protein ligase PUB24-like isoform X2: MEGVDVPSYFVCPISLEIMKDPVTVATGITYDRESIEQWLKSSSDCPVTKLALPKDTDLTPNHTLRRLIQAWCTINASNGVDRIPTPKSPLNKIHVLKLIQELSIPRLQLKSLMKLAVLASESDKNRKCMVEAGLTKPIVAFILKSCAEINSDGFEEALSILHQISTVSTDEFKVLVMEKQEFIHLLTRVLRAKDNNNEIMRTHAVSILKSTIEVSSVGVLQKLNLDFFKTIVKIVKESISHQATKSALHILFESCQLSQNKLKIIEANAVLELIELELTIPEKRITELIFGILDGLCSCADGRAKFLEHAGGIALISKRMIRVSPVVDDFAIKILASICKFSARNEVLQEMLNVGDEHPW, translated from the exons ATGGAAGGAGTTGATGTACCTTCATATTTTGTCTGTCCAATATCATTAGAGATCATGAAAGATCCGGTAACGGTCGCAACCGGCATTACATATGATCGGGAAAGTATCGAGCAGTGGCTAAAATCTTCATCAGATTGTCCTGTTACAAAGTTGGCGTTACCTAAAGATACAGATCTAACACCAAACCATACTCTACGTAGGTTGATACAAGCGTGGTGCACGATTAATGCATCAAATGGTGTTGACCGGATACCGACACCGAAGTCACCTCTCAATAAGATTCATGTTCTTAAACTTATTCAAGAACTTTCTATTCCAAGGTTGCAATTGAAGTCCTTGATGAAACTTGCTGTTCTTGCATCAGAGAGTGACAAGAATAGAAAGTGCATGGTTGAAGCTGGTTTGACCAAGCCAATAGTCGCAttcattctcaaatcatgcgcAGAGATCAATAGTGACGGGTTTGAAGAAGCTTTAAGTATTCTTCATCAAATTTCAACGGTTTCTACTGATGAATTCAAGgttcttgtcatggaaaagcaaGAATTCATCCATCTGTTAACGCGGGTTTTACGAGCCAAGGATAATAACAATGAAATCATGAGAACCCATGCAGTTTCAATCTTGAAATCTACTATTGAAGTTTCAAGtgttggtgttcttcaaaaacTAAATCTCGATTTCTTTAAAACTATAGTAAAAATCGTGAAAGAGAGCATCTCTCACCAAGCTACAAAAAGTGCACTTCATATACTTTTTGAATCTTGTCAATTGAGTCAAAACAAGTTGAAGATCATTGAAGCTAATGCAGTTTTAGAACTCATCGAACTCGAGCTTACTATACCCGAAAAGAGAATCACCGAGCTAATTTTCGGTATATTGGATGGTTTATGTTCTTGTGCGGACGGACGAGCTAAGTTTCTCGAACATGCCGGAGGAATTGCTCTAATATCAAAGAGAATGATTAGAGTTTCTCCAGTAGTGGATGATTTCGCTATTAAGATTTTGGCTTCGATCTGTAAGTTTTCGGCTAGGAATGAAGTTCTTCAAGAGATGTTGAATGTTGGAG ATGAGCACCCATGGTGA